ATAAGGAAAATTTACCATTCTAGCCTGGTACTGTACATGCTGATTGTGTAACTGGGTATGGAGAGATGTCAGTACATGATGAAGCTCTCTATGTCTCCGTAGCTCCACCTCCAGTGCCATGGTTACAAACTCATTCCTAGATCTCTGCTTTACCAACTCATTTATCACCTGAATACAACAACACATAGATgcaatatttgtttatcattccACTTCCTTACAACTGCCACTGacatatcataaacataaaaggTTTCTTTTTCCTTATAAATATACACTTGGACTTTGTTCAGCTTGTTCAATGATAAATCACCAACATACCTGTTATATAGGAATCAGTTATGACACACTGATACATACTATATGAAACATTTCAACACTATTAAAAGAACTTAAAATTACTTAGGTTTTAAGATCATATGTCTACCTGACGTGTTCTGAAACTAGAGCCTGGAATATTTTCTCCACTAGCATGTGTTTTTTATCATTCTAGCAAAACTCTTGTGCTTAAGACAATTACTAGAACCCCTTGCTCAATCCCATTTCCATAGTTAAGGTTacacaaaatgaatataaatatacaattactAGTTTCTTATAATAATATGCATCAAAACATTTCATGGCTGTGACTTTGAAAACAACATTGAATGAAAATTCTGTGTGTACCTTGTCCTGATTTGAAGTAAAATAGTCCTGTCTGGCAAGTTTCAAGTTATAATCTCCGGTCAACACTCGTAAAACCTTTGCATCTTTACATTCTTGTATAAGTTTTGGTACCTCGTTCTCTCCTAGCACAAGAAAATCTCGCCGTACTGCCTGCATAGACGCCTGAAGCTTCTGTAACCTTTCTCTATAAACAGAAGCATTACAGTACCATTGCTACTGGTGGAACGATAAGAATATGAAGTAGACATTGCCAAGTTGAAACAGTCATGTTAgaacaataaaatatgtaaacatcAGCTATCTTTAGAGGCTAACAATACCAGAAAAGATAACGGTCACATCCTTGTTATATTGGTTGCAGTTTCCTATCCattttttaattgatattattttcaaataagccTGATCACCGCCCTTTAAAAGATTTTTGTCATGTCATTATAGAAACGTCTTTCATGGAGGATCAATTTTCAGTGCATTTGTAGTATGCGTTAATCTGTAAAAAATATATCCTAATGAtcatttcatattcaaatttatgTTCCAGCAAAACAGCAATTATGATTAACACCATGACATTTAATGCCcatgaaactgaataatttcacagtattttatttatttatcaaccGTCTTGAATAGTCTTTCTCATCTACATACTTGTTTTTCCCATGGTCTGTAGAAAAAGTTCCAGTTTTAAGTGATTCAAGAATTTCTTGAGCTGACTGTTTCTGTGACTTCAACTTCTTCATTTCTAGCTGTGCTTTGACTCTATCTGTCTCACTTTTAACATAcctgttatataaaataaagaccaCTATGAGCTGCTGACAAACCAAAGCAGTATATTAGTTatagtatttttgtttttctgataaaTAAATGACACAGTAAAAGGGCATGTAGATGTTAAAATATGAAAAGGCAGTCCATAAGACGATGCGCTTGATTATTCAACAACTTCTAAGTCAAACAAGGACCATAAGTTGAAGAAACTTACATAACTGAGCTATATTATTACAATTCATCTTTTATGGCAATGATAAcaccttgcatgcaaaacttcaacccaATCTCCTAAGACAAATACAGGCCATTATTTGATTCAGTTTTAACCAATTCTTCTCTAACTTAGTTATGAATAtagtaaagtaaagtgtttgtttatccaaagtgtcacccctactgaaagggccagccaatttggcttataatttttattattataccagatttatatagcacccttttcacgttcaaaggcgctttacatatagcaaacgcagccacacagggtgcaaaattcatcctctactagtacagacacagagcgatctgaccagagagacacctacatacattgaataGCATTACTTACAGATTCctattttttaatgccaggcaccaggcagacAGGCAATCGGTATtaaaccattatttaactagttTGCGGCTCACCAACcagtctctcttcagtaacaagacccccccccccctgccaGGGCCCGAACCATCGACCTCCCGATTGCagggcaggtgccttatccattaggccactgCAGCTCAGTTTCAGTTTAGTTACCATTTCctgtctcaaggtcactgtgacctcaaACTTTGCCCAAAGGCAATGGGGGCATCTATAAACTGTAgacaaacatcctatgaagtttgagtATAGTAGGCCAAATAACTGCTACTGAGCAGAAACTGATTTCTGTCTGACCTACACATTCCAACACTAGAGGGCATCTACTTGTCATAGGcaatttttctgtgaaatgtGACCATtgtattctctagttattgataagACAAAAGATTGTCTATGGATGAACCTACAGACAGACCAACAGACAAGGAGCAAAATATACCCTCTCTTCTTCtaaatggggggtgggggtggggacaTAAAGATATAAAGTAAATGGCCGGGGACCACATAAATTGCTCGAGTGGGTCTGAGTACTCTGGTCATAAATTCTTGAGGGAGCAGTGTTTCATTGTTACAGTACATATTTAGTTTAACAACAAATATGATTTGAAACATATTGCACTTCAATAAGCAGTAACAATATGAAGATCATAACACATGTTGGCTTTAGAATATATATAACTTACAAACTTTGCAGTCTTGCAAGTTCTTTACAATCTTTGATGTTCACATCAGGATTTTCCCCTCTCACCAGTAAGCTATCTGGATCACTGACTTCCAGAATCTCAAAACGTGAATCTTCCCCACAGCTAGCCATCTCAGCAATACCCTGAAATGTCGCATACATCTATTTCCTCTAATCTAGAAAAATagttttctatttgaaaatgttcaaaatgagTATGACAAATTTCCAGGATGCCCTACAAAACTGACCACTCTCAGACAGCAATACAAATTTAACTTTGCGTAAGGAAGTATTCAGATGAAAGTGTTTGGAGAAATGGTGACACATGAGATTGATTATGTTGAAAAACTGTACACTGTTTAATTTATAGTATATCCAGACTTAATACCTGAAAGAACTGCTTCTTTGTGTAGGCTGTAAGTTGTGTTGTAAATGCCTCTTCAGCACTGTAATATTGTTGGACTGGTACCTGTGACAGAAACATTGCAGGTGAACCAGTCTGCCCAGGGAGAGAACTCTGATTGACAAGAGAAGGAGCATCATTCTTTTCTGTACCAGGAATTCTGTATAGGTGACTCAGTTCTGTCAAAGACTTTGTGAGATTTTCTAAACTCTCATTCATCTGAAATATGAATAAACAAATTAATCTCATTGTCATGCATGATTACCAACAAGTATGATTTGACCAATTTCAGTGTGCCTCAttacaaatagaaattttttctTATGATATTCCTTTTACAGCTGCATTATAATATTtcatatctgcatttaaaattgttaaagttGGCAACAACTTTGGAGAGCTGTCAAATTCAAGGCTGCAGTGTTGTCAACAATCAATACTGCAGGTTGAACAAGACACTTTttgatttttggaaaaatatgaaaatttcaatCTAATTTAAAATAGCACTTAAAATTAAGCTTATTTTTCTCGAATTGTGAACTTGTAAAAATACAACACAATTGCTTTTTGCCCAAGTAAAATTGATTGTGAGAATTTTAACAAGGAGAAAAGTTTTTTGGATGCAAGGAATATATCTTTTCTTCTAAATATTGTATAGACACTTACAACGAAAGTACCAGCTACAGAGCATTTCAAACATATATCTGAGTTTACCTGGGCATTAACTGTATGTGTATGTGCCAGGGCAGCCTTATAATCCTGTTTGGCTTTCATATCTACAGCATTCATCTTGGACACACGATGGGAAAGTGAGGAATGATGGTTACTGAAATAATATGGGCATATGTTGTTTTATTCAACAATTTCAATGTAACTGAAAGAATTTTTGCTTTCAATTTTTACCTTAACTATTGAAACTGGCATTCTCCAGATGCTATGCAATTGTGAATTCAGTGTATACACTACTAAATTAGGTCTCAATAACTGATTTCTTTCATATTCAACCAAACTAATAAAGGTAGAAAtctaaacaagagagccatgatggcacTAGATAACTCACCAGCATTTCTCAGCTGGCTTTAACACTTTTGATAAAGGGTCAACTATGGAACATTTttgagaaattattttgaaacttgatGACAAGAAGATTctaaaagtaagaaaaaacatGCCCTGCCTCACAAATGCACAACAGAACGAGGTACCAGTGTAATCCATTATGTTCTGTGGTCTAGGTTTTAATTCCATTTTCCAgtgtaaatatttttaagttaCATAAATTTTCTCAGATGACCTTGAGTTAAAAATATCACACATTGGAAAATATTAAAGCAAGCTGATAAAATGTCTGCCTGttgaaaatactgtttaaaattgCTGCACCTCCCATTTTTAGCTTAAGACAACTATTAACAAAATAGTGCTATTCCACTCACCAGGGTGttgcatcacaccttggttaattttttgtatgcaAGATCCTATCTTAATAAATATTGCGAGTACTGGATTAAACTTCACATAAAGCTTCCTATTCATCAGACATACTAAAATGATAAAGCTAGATCACTCTTGGTTCAATTTAATATAAATCatggccctttttcaactttgaaaatttggttaaagttttgcatgcaactaacTATCAAGTGGTATGACCatattttgacttagaaaatttggttgaagttttgcatgcaagttgtcATCAATGCCATtgtaaaatttaacaagagcaccgccttgcgggtgctgacgctcatctgattttttttatataatagaaatattgtcctacccacgattttctaagtctaaaaagggccatcactcttgcaaaaagcaggatagagttatgtttcttgatgtacagtgtccacttatgatggtgaaaaactgttgcaagttttaaagcaatagctttgatagtttatgagaaaagttgacttaaacataatattcaaccaagaaaatgatttttctaagtccaaaaggggcaataattattgcaaaaagcaggatggagttatgttgcttgctgtacagggtcagcgtatgatggtgaacaagagttgcaagttttaaagcaatagctttgatagtttaagagaaaaagttgacctaaacataaaacttaaccaagaaatctgatattttctaagtccaaaaggggccataaatcttgcaaaaagcaggatggagttatgtttcttgctgtacagggtcagcttatgatggtgaacaagtgttgcaagttttaaaggaatagctttgacagtttaggataaaagctaacctaaacataaaacttaaccaagaaaactgattttctaagtccaaaaggggcaataattcttgcaaaaagcaagatggagttatgtttcttgatgtacagggtctgcttatgatggtgaacaagtattccaagtttcaaagcaaaagctttgatagtttaggagaaaagttgacctaaacataaaacttaaccaagaaatctgatattttctaagtacaaaaggggccataaatcttgcaaaaagcaagatggaggtatgtttcttgctatacatggtcagcttatgatggtgaacaagtattccaagtttcaaagcaatagctttgatagtttaggagaaaagctgacctaaacataaaacttaaccaggcaacgccgacgccgacgccgacgccgacaaccgctcaagtgatgacaataactcatcattttttttcaaaaaatcagatgagctaaaaatgtaacaaattgcAATAAAATAACTGTTACATTTATAAGTCTTGCCAAGTTATAGCTTTGTTAATTTCGGGAGCTGTTGAATAGACGAAAGTACTGTCTTATGGACAGttcatgttttcaataaaatgatttttttcccaaaacaggTACATATTACATGTGAATTTACCAATACCAAGGCTTCCTCCTAATTTGCCTAATGAAAAcctctgaagtgcctgggccaatttggctagttatcgaacttggccgagcacttattgaaTAATTCAAACAATTGTGAACATATTCAAAAAATTGACAAGATATAGGTAAAATAAACCATGCCCTCATGCAACtgtgtttttttattcattttaatttgactATCTTCCAAAAGAGTCGTCATAATAAGTCTCTGTTATTTTTAAATCAAGCTAGCAGTTCCTGACAAGAGCAGATTTGgagtttgtttttttctgatgcCATAGGAAcgagtgttctgcatggaatgcaTTTCTCTGAATAATACTGAGTTTGGTTGATACTGACTATGTGGCTGAGGAGAAGATGTAGGTTAATGGAAAGAGTGGATGAACGACAGGCAGACGGATATACGTATGATGGACACTGAGTGGCCAAAATAGCTCATCACAAGTAccaagtgctcagggtgagctaaaaTGTCTCTATACTGCTTCATTTGGCAGGATGGACAGATATGCAATATCTTAGAATAGCATACAGACATGTTTAGGTAGACAGACAAACATAAATGTTAAGCAGTATAATGTTTCCGGTAAAAGTTAATTttcattgaagaaaaaaatggaaatcaTTATTGTACACAACCGATCAACAAGGGCCCTAATATGATTTGACCCATaatgaagtttgaaagcaatcTCAGTGATATCACTGGTATGTATACACATTCTATATATCAATATGATTTGGACTGGTTTAGAAATGAAGATGCTCAAGTGTAAGCATAGTGAAATTTAGTTATTTTGctcaatcaagggcacataactctgtaCCTTCTTCTCAGATCTGACCTGTCATTAATCTTAAAACAAGATCCTATAGATATACACATTCTGTGTAATAATGGATAGGATTGGTGAAGAAAGAGTGTGCTAAAGTCTAAACAATGTGGAAAATAGAATTTTATTTCAAAGGCCCCTATCTTTTCAAATACTACTCAATCAAAAATTCCATTAAACATACATAACTATGCTTCGTACTCATTAAGTTTCATACAAATTCCTTAAGAAGTACAGGAAATTTAGTCTGGACAAACTTTACAAAAAACTTGGCATTCAAGGGgtcataatataatatataaaaaaacaaaacttagtACAGATGTCTTCTATAAAAATTTGATTGAAGTCCCACCAGTAGTTTCGGAGAAGTAGTCCGGACAAATTtttgtaacagacagacagacagcacaAAATCAATGTACCTCAACAAATATGGGGAGACCTAGTTACCTTAGAAGATTTCTTCTTTTTCCTAACTGAGATTTTTGTTTCTTGTAGTGTTGTAGGTTTGCATTCAGTTGTTCTATTTCTTCTCtgaaaaacatgttcattttggacagtatttaatattacatacaaaaataattgACTAGATGCTTTGAAAGTAGGCCAGTTCATTTCACTTTTGTGGCAGTCATCTTTAAGCCACTGGCATCAGGCTAGTATCTGGCTTCCTGGCACTGCCCATTTTTGGTTTCGCCAACTTGGCCCAGTGCACTTCATTTTACATGGCAAAACCATTTTTATGGAGTAACTACTTTAAAACATGTGATGAAGTAACAATCTCTTTATTCAGATATTTAGACATTAATTTATGTGGGAACTGAGAAATGAGGAAATTTTTGCTACAAGAACCAATGCCAAAACTTGGGCTATAGAGATGAGCAGAAAAACGCTCAAGGTGCTGTACACAAAAATTGTATTATAAAGATTCTGTGTGCacaaaaaatatgaagtgacacgTAAATGCATTGTTGGAGACATGACAAAGCTCAGTCTGGACAAAGCATAACAGCACTTACTTCAAGCTTTCTTCTGATACTGATTCATCCTCTACAAAATCCAAGTTACTTAAGGCTTCACCTAGTTGTCTCCCCTTTAAAATCACTTCACCTGACTGTGACAAAGCCTGATACCtgtgaataaaatatttcaatttatgaaTCATATAAACTGgctaaatatgaaaacatatgtaACAATAACCTTCTCAAAATCAATTTATTCAACTAGAAAAGTATGAACTGAAAAATTAGTTGCACACTGTCTATTATAAAAGTCGTTACAAATTACttaaggatcataactctggaaactgtgaccccttaatttttttttttgcttcaaagcAAATcgctcataatttttttttttacaaaaatgcaaaCCTGTATGACCACCTCTGCTCATTCAATGGTGGTACAAAAACATTCAGAAATTAAATATCTATCATAAATGTATTTCCAAAACTTACTCATCTATCTCTTTTTTCTGCAGTATATTTGACTGACTAATATTGTGACAAAACCACTCCAGCATAGGGGCAACTGCTTCATTTTCAAACATCCAGTCCAAAGCCTGAGGTTCCAGAGAATCAACTTGTGGAAATTCAAGACTCTTTAAAGAGTCAACCAACTGCTGACCACTCATAGTGCTATGTATGAACTGCCCCTTGTTTAATGTCTAAATCTGCTTTACCTACAATACATAGAAAATGAATGTAAGCAATAATACTTGAGATCAAATAATTACACCATGACATTTACCCATGAATAAGACATCTGTAAGGGTTTTTAACTAACATAGtcttattttaatgaaaactgtcAATTCCTGGACAATGTTATAGATTACAACAATTAAACACAGTTacagtaagaaaaaaaatgatttgaacaTTGTGCCTTCTGGACCCAGTGGGGTCCTAACCCATGATCCCCGGGCTGAGCACCTGCCACTTTTACCATTAATACACCTCTCCTCTTAATGGAACACTTGACAGAACAATATTATCAAGTCTAAAATTAGTGTACCGATAATTTAGAAACAATACGGGAATACTCATAAAAACATGTTTGTactctgaaataaaaacaagagcaccacgtATGGGTGCCATCGCTGGTCTGGATGTGCTGGACAGTacgtaagaaaagagttatagttctgattttctaagtacaaaaattctgcttttctaagtacaaaaagggccaaaattctaacaaaatgcacaCCAGATTTATGGTTCTTTGCCTACACAGTCACCTAAATTGCTAATGAtgcgcaaagtttcaaagctgtagctcttacagatGACCttattaacaaaaattttaaccaacactGATGATTAAGTGACGACACtacttgtagatttttttcaaaaatcagatgagctaacaagagtgccagaatgtcacaatatacacccgtcacagtAAATTTCTTTACCCTAGACCTGTaattgcaaatggaattttaattttgtggttgtttagtaatcattgtaagtcctttgtttttctaagtccacaaaaaacctccttaccaggtagagataccttaaaatacacctaaaattggaaagtaacatctatgttgtatcacagaaaagtggtcttggtttttccctacagtcaattataaaaaagttacaatataagttatttatagtaacaactaaggggagttaatctttaaaaaaaaaaaaaaaaaacaagagctgtctccataggatgacacatgcccccgatggcactctgaatgaatagttatggccgatgttagagtttaggacctttgacctacacagctgggtcttgcgcacgacacgtcgacttactgtgtcacacattcatgtgtaggtattttaaaatccatgcatgaatgacaaagatatggaccggacacgcccatcaatgcactatcatgaaaaatgacctttaacgtctaagtgtgaccttgacctttgagctacggacctgggtcttgcgcatgacacgtcgtcttactgtggtacacattcatgccaagttatttgaaaatccatccatggatgacaaagatatggaccggacacgcccatcaatgcactatcctttaacgtctaagtgtgaccttgacctttgagctacggacctgggtcttgcacgcgacacgtcgtcttactgtggtacacattcatgccgagttatttgaaaatccatccatggatgacaaagatatggaccggacacgcccatcaatgcactatcctttaaagtctaagtgtgaccttgacctttgagctacggacctgggtcttgtgcgcgacacctCGTCttgctgtggtacacattcatgccaagttatttgaaaatccatccatggatgacaaagatatggaccggacacgcccatcaatgcacaatcctttaatgtctaagtgtgaccttgacctttgagctacggacctgggtctagcgcgcgacatgtcgtcttactgtggtacacattcatgccaagttatttgaaaatccatccatcgatgacaaagatatggaccggacacgaaaattgcggacagactgacagaccgacagacggacagacggttcaaa
The sequence above is a segment of the Mercenaria mercenaria strain notata chromosome 3, MADL_Memer_1, whole genome shotgun sequence genome. Coding sequences within it:
- the LOC123525326 gene encoding HAUS augmin-like complex subunit 3, whose amino-acid sequence is MSGQQLVDSLKSLEFPQVDSLEPQALDWMFENEAVAPMLEWFCHNISQSNILQKKEIDEYQALSQSGEVILKGRQLGEALSNLDFVEDESVSEESLKEEIEQLNANLQHYKKQKSQLGKRRNLLSNHHSSLSHRVSKMNAVDMKAKQDYKAALAHTHTVNAQMNESLENLTKSLTELSHLYRIPGTEKNDAPSLVNQSSLPGQTGSPAMFLSQVPVQQYYSAEEAFTTQLTAYTKKQFFQGIAEMASCGEDSRFEILEVSDPDSLLVRGENPDVNIKDCKELARLQSLYVKSETDRVKAQLEMKKLKSQKQSAQEILESLKTGTFSTDHGKNKERLQKLQASMQAVRRDFLVLGENEVPKLIQECKDAKVLRVLTGDYNLKLARQDYFTSNQDKVINELVKQRSRNEFVTMALEVELRRHRELHHVLTSLHTQLHNQHVQYQARMSVMGDSSLTPARHKRETIDSRDKSAARLYHCLDEGRDESEKQLFLTYASLVQNAERLQQKHSSLVQTLESSSTTGLDNVNLLEHKVWACEELVYAGSSTTSGQPLLTPRPIQDNIIQLRNMLKQLEQGIMEVVKDIDNKKKLLKNDALLARERKIFTYFFTTPAKLHKCLEELSSRLHAESQMNQSETR